A single genomic interval of Coleofasciculus chthonoplastes PCC 7420 harbors:
- a CDS encoding serine hydrolase, producing MAVSRGNPYKPDRNESKPRGIYRSRRASRQRRPRQPLPLEDDLHPPSSSPSPRRLRAVQPNSANPSRPKPIPLNPTTRRSSEPSIYPNLKLPKLRTINGIPIRETPLGNRQMRRPPAATPLSQPLNPRRDNSPRRQTRRSTVSTQSEAKPKRQSSRSQPTQRGKSRRSRRSQKRAGIWIHVIRLLILGVGIGAIAGTLLSVLDPTSKMSMRSSEAAEGNLQESPTNQSITPALPLRQEISPLKAQVQTLVAKNPKLQPGVFVVDLDTGAYLDWQSHSIFPAASTIKVAILVAFFQEVDAGKIRLDEPLTMEPEMIAKGSGDMQYQKPGTQYSALEVATKMITISDNTATNMIIHRLGGIQAVNQRFISWGLTATAINNPLPDLEGTNTTNARDMANLLYKVNQGELLSLRSRDRLLDIMQRTVNNSLIPQGLDSGATVAHKTGDIGSVLGDVGIVDMPTGKRYLIVTLVKRPHNDASASELIRNLSRTVYDYFNKPTATPSLNSMPISTPAMMVSGLLIGLQGTIL from the coding sequence GTGGCAGTGTCTAGGGGCAATCCGTATAAACCCGATCGCAACGAGTCCAAACCCCGAGGAATCTATCGTTCTCGTCGGGCTTCTCGTCAACGCCGCCCTCGACAACCCTTGCCCTTAGAAGATGATCTTCATCCTCCCTCCTCTTCCCCCTCACCACGTCGTCTGCGTGCGGTTCAGCCTAATTCTGCAAATCCCAGTCGCCCCAAACCCATACCCCTAAACCCTACCACTCGGCGTTCCAGCGAACCCTCGATTTACCCCAATCTGAAGCTACCCAAACTGCGGACGATTAACGGGATACCCATCAGAGAAACGCCTCTGGGAAATCGTCAGATGCGTCGCCCTCCGGCTGCAACACCCCTATCCCAACCCTTGAACCCACGTCGAGACAATAGTCCCCGTCGGCAAACGCGGCGTTCAACTGTCTCAACTCAATCCGAGGCGAAACCGAAGCGTCAATCGTCTCGTTCTCAACCCACTCAGAGGGGGAAATCCCGGCGCAGTCGGCGTTCCCAAAAACGGGCGGGGATATGGATTCACGTTATCCGCCTATTAATTCTCGGCGTGGGCATTGGCGCGATCGCAGGGACTCTATTATCAGTATTAGATCCCACTAGCAAAATGTCGATGCGCTCCAGTGAAGCGGCGGAGGGGAACCTTCAAGAAAGCCCGACGAATCAAAGCATTACTCCAGCCCTCCCTCTGCGCCAAGAAATCTCCCCTCTCAAAGCCCAAGTCCAAACCTTAGTCGCCAAAAATCCGAAATTGCAACCAGGTGTTTTTGTGGTGGATTTGGATACCGGTGCCTACTTAGACTGGCAAAGTCACTCTATCTTCCCCGCCGCCAGCACGATTAAAGTCGCGATTCTGGTGGCATTTTTTCAAGAGGTTGATGCGGGCAAAATTCGCTTAGATGAACCCCTAACCATGGAACCGGAAATGATTGCCAAAGGTTCAGGGGACATGCAATATCAAAAACCTGGAACACAGTATAGTGCCTTGGAAGTGGCAACCAAGATGATCACGATTAGTGATAACACTGCCACGAATATGATTATTCATCGCCTCGGCGGTATCCAAGCTGTTAATCAACGGTTCATCTCCTGGGGATTAACCGCAACGGCAATCAATAACCCCTTACCGGATTTAGAAGGAACGAATACCACTAATGCCAGAGACATGGCAAACTTGCTGTATAAGGTGAATCAAGGGGAATTATTGAGTCTGCGATCGCGCGATCGTTTATTGGATATCATGCAGCGTACCGTGAATAATTCCCTAATTCCTCAAGGATTGGATTCAGGGGCGACGGTTGCCCATAAAACGGGGGATATTGGTTCAGTATTAGGAGATGTAGGTATTGTGGATATGCCTACAGGTAAACGTTATCTCATCGTCACCTTAGTAAAACGTCCCCACAATGATGCTAGCGCCTCGGAGTTAATTCGCAACCTTTCCCGCACGGTTTATGACTATTTCAATAAACCAACGGCGACACCAAGTCTCAACTCCATGCCCATTAGCACGCCTGCCATGATGGTGAGTGGATTACTTATTGGTTTACAGGGGACGATTTTGTAA
- a CDS encoding PAS domain-containing protein, with amino-acid sequence MVSKIATFRLPEQLSQEIRSRAEASGRDRTAVVIEALKQAFGFPLEESHSTTIEELQEQLNRLDQKYKQLKEQLNQLSQDAQTANQPDQAVQQAIPGTLMTGTINHHQIGDTDEAWKTPSQVSQLDLNYPIIAQEQDESELRELTTRIQQQARIFDQVLSASPDPICVLDRMGRFTYVNLAIAQLFGLSQAEILGKTVQQLNLPPEGIELFNNQREVVFATRRPLTDEMSYPTLGGVRHYEYILSPILGNHHSVEAVICTARDITERKRVEESLRESEANYRHLFEYANDSIFIIDLSTSRVLDANQNASRRLGYTRKELLNLKTRDIDVPIGEDRQRTISQRMQATGSIIFEHALRRKDGSPVQVEISSRVIEYRDRLVSLSFVRDITKRKQAEERLRLLESAVFNANDAIVITEAHPIDKPGPRIVYVNQGFTRMTGYTSDEVIGKTPRFLQGPKTDRAQADKIRDTLCRWEPVRAELINYRKDGSEFWVELNIVPVVDENGDYTHWMAIERDISQRKQLETASAKRDQERTAQLSQANTLLQEQLVKQEQMVANLRSREERQAIALKAGNVGIWDWNLENDEFYLASNLKTMLHYEDQEIANSQAAWLDLIHPDDRQQVENEINAHLEGSTTHYGMEHRMVQKDGTIRWFLSRGVAVRDDQDQPYRLIGCSVDITEYKQIED; translated from the coding sequence ATGGTCAGTAAAATAGCGACATTTAGACTTCCAGAACAACTAAGTCAGGAAATTCGGTCTCGGGCTGAAGCATCAGGTCGGGATCGGACGGCGGTCGTGATTGAGGCACTTAAGCAGGCATTTGGTTTCCCGCTTGAGGAATCGCATTCAACAACGATTGAAGAACTTCAGGAACAACTCAATAGATTAGACCAAAAATACAAGCAGTTAAAAGAACAGCTTAATCAACTCAGCCAAGACGCTCAGACAGCGAATCAACCCGATCAAGCGGTTCAGCAAGCCATCCCTGGCACGTTGATGACTGGAACGATTAATCATCATCAAATTGGGGATACAGATGAAGCCTGGAAAACTCCTAGCCAAGTAAGCCAACTCGACCTGAATTATCCGATCATTGCCCAGGAACAGGATGAGTCAGAACTGCGGGAACTGACGACGCGGATTCAGCAGCAAGCGCGAATCTTTGACCAAGTTCTCTCAGCGTCTCCTGATCCTATCTGTGTCTTGGATCGCATGGGACGATTTACCTACGTCAATCTGGCGATCGCGCAACTGTTTGGTTTATCCCAAGCCGAAATTTTGGGCAAAACGGTGCAGCAGTTAAACCTACCGCCCGAAGGAATCGAACTATTTAATAACCAACGGGAAGTCGTCTTTGCCACTCGACGCCCTTTGACCGATGAAATGAGTTACCCAACCCTGGGAGGTGTGCGTCATTACGAGTACATCCTCAGTCCGATTCTGGGTAACCACCATAGTGTGGAAGCGGTAATATGTACGGCTAGAGACATTACTGAACGCAAGCGCGTTGAAGAATCGCTGCGGGAATCGGAAGCGAATTACCGTCACTTATTTGAATATGCCAACGATTCCATTTTCATTATTGACCTATCCACCAGTCGCGTTTTAGATGCGAATCAGAATGCCTCTAGACGACTAGGATATACTCGCAAAGAACTGCTGAATCTGAAGACTCGCGATATAGATGTGCCGATTGGTGAGGATCGCCAACGCACCATCAGTCAACGGATGCAAGCAACGGGTAGTATTATCTTTGAACATGCACTGCGGCGTAAAGATGGTTCTCCGGTGCAGGTGGAAATTAGTTCGCGGGTGATTGAGTATCGCGATCGCTTAGTGTCGCTAAGTTTTGTCCGGGATATTACCAAACGCAAACAAGCTGAGGAACGGTTGCGGTTATTAGAGTCGGCGGTATTCAATGCTAATGACGCGATCGTGATTACTGAAGCCCACCCCATTGACAAACCCGGTCCTCGGATCGTGTATGTCAACCAAGGCTTTACTCGGATGACAGGGTACACCTCAGATGAAGTGATTGGCAAAACACCGCGCTTCTTACAAGGACCCAAAACCGATCGCGCTCAAGCCGATAAAATTCGCGATACCCTATGTCGCTGGGAACCCGTGCGGGCGGAGTTAATCAACTATCGCAAAGATGGTTCCGAGTTTTGGGTGGAACTGAATATTGTCCCCGTGGTTGATGAAAATGGGGACTATACCCACTGGATGGCGATCGAGCGAGATATTAGCCAACGCAAGCAGCTAGAAACCGCCTCAGCTAAACGGGATCAGGAACGAACCGCCCAACTGTCTCAAGCCAATACCTTACTACAAGAGCAATTGGTGAAACAGGAGCAAATGGTTGCCAATCTTCGCAGCCGTGAGGAACGCCAAGCGATCGCATTGAAAGCGGGTAATGTGGGAATTTGGGATTGGAATCTGGAGAATGATGAATTCTACCTGGCGTCCAATTTGAAAACCATGCTGCACTATGAGGATCAGGAGATTGCGAATAGTCAAGCGGCTTGGTTAGATCTGATTCATCCTGATGATCGCCAACAGGTTGAAAATGAAATCAATGCTCATTTAGAGGGGTCAACCACTCACTATGGCATGGAACACCGGATGGTGCAAAAAGATGGCACGATTCGCTGGTTTCTTTCCCGTGGTGTAGCGGTGCGAGATGATCAGGATCAGCCTTATCGTTTAATTGGTTGTAGCGTCGATATCACTGAATATAAACAGATAGAAGATTAA
- a CDS encoding alpha/beta fold hydrolase yields the protein MSPITDSWQEDYIITNGVKLHYVTQGEGKLMLMLHGFPEFWYSWRHQIPEFASDYKVVALDLRGYNDSDKPKDVSAYQITELVNDIKGVIQGLGYESCILVGHDWGGMIAWYVAYTYPQLVDKLIVMNIPHPAKFAEALRRNPQQLLRSWYIFFFQLPLLPELLFQWDDYRLIASSFIDMAIDKSAFSEADLNAYKDAAAKRGAMTAMLNYYRNVFQGIFKQHRWDVLPIPTLLIWGENDTALGKELTYNTNDYVPNLQIRYIPNCSHWVQQEQPQLVNQYMREFLAKDEG from the coding sequence ATGTCTCCAATAACTGACTCCTGGCAAGAGGATTATATTATCACTAACGGTGTCAAACTACACTACGTCACCCAGGGAGAAGGTAAACTTATGCTGATGCTGCATGGTTTCCCTGAATTTTGGTACTCTTGGCGGCATCAAATCCCTGAATTTGCCAGCGATTATAAAGTTGTTGCCCTTGATCTGCGGGGTTACAATGACAGCGATAAGCCCAAAGATGTATCAGCTTATCAGATTACCGAGTTAGTTAACGATATTAAAGGAGTTATTCAAGGATTGGGCTATGAAAGCTGTATCTTAGTCGGACATGATTGGGGCGGTATGATTGCTTGGTATGTTGCCTATACTTATCCCCAACTGGTTGATAAGTTAATTGTCATGAATATTCCTCATCCCGCCAAATTTGCAGAGGCGTTACGCAGGAATCCGCAACAACTCCTGCGAAGTTGGTATATCTTTTTCTTTCAACTCCCTTTACTCCCAGAGTTACTGTTTCAGTGGGATGACTATCGACTGATTGCGTCGAGTTTTATCGATATGGCAATTGACAAAAGTGCCTTCTCAGAAGCAGACTTAAACGCCTATAAAGATGCGGCGGCAAAACGGGGGGCGATGACTGCCATGCTTAACTACTACCGCAATGTCTTCCAGGGGATATTTAAGCAGCATCGGTGGGATGTTCTACCCATTCCAACTCTACTGATTTGGGGAGAAAATGATACGGCTTTGGGCAAAGAATTGACCTATAATACAAATGATTATGTGCCAAATTTGCAAATCCGCTACATCCCGAATTGTAGTCATTGGGTACAGCAGGAACAGCCCCAGTTAGTGAATCAGTATATGCGAGAGTTTTTAGCAAAGGATGAGGGATGA
- the ylqF gene encoding ribosome biogenesis GTPase YlqF translates to MAIQWYPGHIAKAERQLKEQLKRVDVVLEVRDARIPLTTHHPQTAEWVGNKSRILVINRMDLITPKTQQLWTSWFQEQGETPYWTNAQQGKGIREVAQAAQQTGVQMNQRRKNRGMQPRPVRAVVIGFPNVGKSALINRLLGRRVVDSARRPGVTRQLRWVRISDQIELLDAPGVIPAKLQNQEDALKLAICDDIGEASYDNQRVACGFVDLLKRSPDLATGDRTSTSSLHNRYDVDPTGITGESYLQDLAQTRYQGDEERAARQLLNDFRKGLLGAIALELPPS, encoded by the coding sequence ATGGCCATTCAATGGTATCCCGGACATATTGCTAAAGCCGAACGGCAACTCAAGGAACAGCTCAAACGAGTGGATGTGGTGCTGGAAGTCCGGGATGCGCGGATTCCTCTTACCACTCATCATCCGCAAACCGCTGAGTGGGTGGGGAATAAAAGCCGAATCTTGGTGATCAACCGCATGGATCTGATTACACCCAAGACGCAGCAGTTGTGGACATCCTGGTTTCAAGAGCAAGGGGAAACGCCTTACTGGACAAATGCCCAGCAGGGGAAAGGGATTCGAGAGGTAGCCCAAGCCGCCCAGCAAACCGGAGTACAGATGAATCAACGGCGTAAAAATCGCGGGATGCAGCCTCGTCCGGTTCGTGCGGTGGTGATTGGTTTTCCCAATGTAGGTAAATCAGCTCTGATTAATCGACTTTTGGGGCGGCGTGTGGTGGACAGCGCTCGTCGTCCCGGTGTCACCCGTCAACTGCGTTGGGTACGGATTAGCGATCAGATTGAACTGCTGGATGCGCCCGGTGTTATTCCCGCCAAGCTCCAAAATCAAGAGGATGCTCTAAAATTAGCCATCTGTGATGACATTGGTGAGGCGTCTTACGATAATCAGCGAGTGGCTTGTGGGTTTGTAGATTTGCTAAAACGATCGCCGGATCTGGCTACAGGCGATCGCACTTCCACGTCTTCCTTACACAATCGCTATGATGTCGATCCAACGGGGATCACGGGTGAATCCTACTTACAGGACTTGGCACAGACACGCTACCAAGGGGACGAGGAGCGTGCTGCCCGACAGTTATTGAATGATTTTCGCAAAGGACTACTGGGCGCGATCGCACTGGAATTGCCACCCTCGTAG
- a CDS encoding CRR6 family NdhI maturation factor, whose translation MAITIKLNSHSINDLDLSPVQTVIDKWLTEGAIANYEQQLRFEFNYPREPNDPREWSEIPEIRLWFIRLDVQYPWLPFLLDWKAGELARYTAMLVPHQFNRTEGIQYNPEALEIFMMQKVFVVNNWLQQIDLPNQSRLKSMAQMLGYELDDTLFQLMFPPKRT comes from the coding sequence GTGGCAATCACAATTAAACTCAATTCCCATTCCATCAATGATTTAGACCTATCGCCCGTCCAGACTGTGATTGATAAGTGGTTGACCGAGGGGGCGATCGCAAACTATGAGCAGCAGTTACGCTTTGAGTTTAACTACCCTCGCGAACCCAATGATCCACGGGAATGGTCAGAAATTCCGGAGATCCGTCTGTGGTTTATCCGCTTAGATGTTCAGTATCCGTGGTTACCGTTTTTACTGGATTGGAAAGCTGGGGAACTCGCTCGCTACACGGCGATGCTCGTCCCCCATCAGTTTAATCGGACGGAAGGGATTCAATATAACCCAGAAGCCTTAGAAATTTTCATGATGCAAAAGGTTTTTGTGGTGAATAACTGGTTACAACAAATTGATTTACCCAACCAATCGCGCCTCAAATCCATGGCTCAAATGTTAGGGTATGAACTCGATGATACGTTGTTTCAGCTAATGTTCCCCCCAAAAAGAACTTGA
- a CDS encoding phosphoglycerate kinase has translation MSKKTVANLNESDLAGKRVLVRADLNVPLDENGTITDDTRIRAALPTIQDLIKKNAKVVMCSHLGRPKGQVKDSLRLTPVANRLSELLGQTVVKCDDCIGDAVKSQIDSLDNGQVALLENLRFHPGEEKNDPEFTKKLAALADVYVNDAFGTAHRAHASTEGVTHHLQPSVAGYLIEKELQYLQNAIENPQNPLAAIIGGSKVSSKIGVIETLLDKVDKLLIGGGMIFTFYKARGLSVGKSLVEEDKLELAKSLEAKAKEKGVDLLLPTDVVVADNFAADANSQTVSVESIPDGWMGLDIGPDSVKFFQDALGDCKSVIWNGPMGVFEFDKFAAGTEAIARTLADLTKKGTTTIIGGGDSVAAVEKVGVADQMSHISTGGGASLELLEGKVLPGIAALDDA, from the coding sequence GTGTCCAAAAAAACTGTAGCAAATTTAAATGAGTCCGATTTAGCCGGAAAACGGGTATTGGTGCGAGCCGACCTGAATGTGCCACTAGATGAGAATGGTACGATTACCGATGATACCCGCATCCGGGCGGCTCTGCCGACGATCCAGGATTTAATCAAAAAGAATGCCAAGGTGGTTATGTGTAGCCACTTAGGGCGTCCTAAGGGACAAGTGAAGGACAGCCTCCGCCTAACACCCGTAGCGAATCGTCTGTCTGAATTACTGGGTCAAACGGTGGTCAAGTGCGATGACTGTATTGGCGATGCGGTTAAGTCTCAGATTGACAGCCTAGATAATGGTCAAGTGGCGTTACTAGAAAATCTCCGCTTCCACCCAGGGGAAGAAAAGAATGATCCGGAGTTTACCAAAAAGTTAGCCGCCCTAGCTGATGTTTACGTCAACGATGCCTTTGGTACGGCACACCGCGCCCATGCTTCGACAGAAGGGGTCACTCATCACCTACAGCCCTCCGTGGCTGGGTATTTGATTGAGAAAGAACTCCAGTATCTGCAAAATGCGATTGAAAATCCCCAGAATCCCTTAGCGGCGATTATTGGTGGATCTAAGGTGTCGAGTAAGATTGGCGTGATTGAAACCTTACTGGATAAGGTGGATAAACTGCTGATTGGCGGTGGCATGATTTTCACCTTCTACAAAGCCCGTGGTTTGAGTGTCGGTAAGTCGCTGGTGGAAGAGGATAAGCTGGAGTTGGCAAAGTCCTTGGAAGCGAAGGCAAAGGAAAAAGGGGTTGACTTACTCTTACCCACAGATGTCGTAGTTGCTGATAACTTTGCCGCTGACGCCAATTCTCAAACCGTAAGCGTTGAATCGATTCCTGATGGATGGATGGGGCTAGATATTGGTCCTGATTCCGTGAAATTCTTCCAAGATGCATTAGGCGACTGTAAGTCGGTGATCTGGAATGGTCCGATGGGGGTATTTGAGTTTGATAAGTTTGCCGCTGGCACCGAAGCGATCGCCCGGACTCTAGCTGATCTGACGAAGAAAGGCACAACCACGATTATCGGCGGTGGTGACTCGGTTGCGGCTGTGGAAAAAGTTGGTGTGGCTGATCAAATGAGCCATATCTCCACAGGTGGTGGGGCAAGTCTGGAATTGCTTGAAGGTAAGGTACTTCCCGGTATTGCCGCATTAGATGACGCTTGA
- a CDS encoding Fur family transcriptional regulator yields MQKEAAVVKPIRSLEEALNRCQALGMRLSRQRRLILELLWQDREHLCAREIYDRLNQQGKEIGHTSVYQNLEALSSQGIIECMERSDGRLYGNISDAHSHVNCVDTNQIMDVYVELPEELIQHIEQQTGVKITEYRIDFYGYRNGQGHEE; encoded by the coding sequence ATGCAGAAAGAAGCGGCAGTTGTCAAACCAATTCGCTCATTGGAAGAGGCTCTCAATCGATGTCAAGCGTTAGGAATGCGCTTGTCGCGTCAACGCCGCTTAATTTTGGAATTACTGTGGCAAGATCGAGAGCATCTCTGTGCACGAGAAATTTATGATCGCCTAAATCAGCAAGGCAAAGAAATTGGTCATACTTCTGTGTACCAAAATCTAGAGGCGCTATCGTCTCAAGGGATTATTGAATGTATGGAGCGATCCGATGGACGACTTTACGGAAATATCAGCGATGCACACAGTCACGTTAATTGTGTGGATACGAATCAGATCATGGATGTGTATGTAGAATTGCCAGAAGAACTAATCCAACACATTGAGCAACAAACTGGCGTTAAGATTACTGAGTATCGGATTGACTTTTATGGTTATCGCAACGGTCAAGGGCATGAGGAATAA
- a CDS encoding universal stress protein, giving the protein MFKTVLFPLDQSREAREAAEVVANIVQKYESHLVLLSVVEKPNPDDPSPSPDIMSPEMVAELLKGAQAMFNQYGIKPETLSREGTPPFTICDVADEINADLIIMGCRGLGLTEDGASESVTNRVINLSPCPVLVVP; this is encoded by the coding sequence ATGTTTAAGACTGTTTTATTTCCCCTTGACCAAAGCCGAGAAGCCCGTGAAGCAGCGGAAGTTGTCGCCAATATCGTCCAAAAGTATGAAAGTCATTTAGTCTTACTCTCGGTTGTCGAAAAACCCAACCCCGATGACCCATCGCCAAGTCCGGACATCATGTCTCCGGAGATGGTGGCTGAACTACTCAAAGGCGCTCAAGCCATGTTTAACCAGTATGGCATTAAGCCAGAAACCTTGAGTCGGGAAGGCACACCCCCATTTACTATCTGTGATGTCGCCGACGAAATTAATGCTGATCTAATTATTATGGGCTGTCGCGGATTGGGATTAACTGAGGATGGTGCTTCCGAAAGCGTGACCAATCGCGTGATTAATTTGTCACCCTGTCCCGTGCTAGTTGTACCGTAA
- a CDS encoding RNA methyltransferase, whose translation MTLANVRIILVEPAGALNVGSVARVMKNMGLNQLWLVNPHCNPRASEARQMAVHGVEVLESAQQVATLPEALEGCQRAIATTARTRHLPTTLEPPRLALPWLLAENITSALIFGPEDRGLSNDELNYAQRFVCIPANPEYPSLNLAQAVAVCCYELFQLTSLSSQTRHSTSLQAPQTHHGTSLHTTASLDAIEAYFQHLEAVLLKIGYLHPHTATSRMEKFRRLYYRAMLTPEDVAMLRGILRQTEWAVQFMPRSEQEESES comes from the coding sequence ATGACGTTAGCGAATGTACGAATTATCTTAGTCGAACCCGCAGGTGCTTTAAACGTAGGATCAGTTGCGCGGGTGATGAAAAATATGGGGTTGAACCAGTTATGGTTGGTCAATCCCCATTGTAATCCGAGAGCATCAGAAGCGCGGCAGATGGCGGTTCATGGTGTCGAGGTTTTAGAATCAGCCCAACAGGTGGCAACGTTACCGGAGGCGTTAGAGGGATGTCAACGTGCGATCGCAACGACTGCCCGTACTCGTCATTTGCCGACGACTCTGGAACCGCCACGCTTGGCATTACCCTGGTTATTGGCGGAGAATATCACCTCTGCCCTGATTTTTGGACCCGAAGATCGGGGGTTAAGTAATGATGAACTCAACTATGCCCAGCGATTTGTCTGTATCCCAGCTAATCCAGAGTATCCCTCGTTAAACTTAGCTCAGGCTGTAGCCGTTTGCTGTTATGAACTGTTTCAACTCACCTCCCTATCTTCCCAGACGCGCCATAGCACGTCTCTACAAGCTCCCCAGACGCACCATGGTACATCTCTACATACCACAGCTTCCTTAGATGCAATCGAGGCTTACTTCCAACACCTAGAAGCCGTATTATTAAAGATTGGCTACCTACATCCCCATACCGCGACATCCCGCATGGAAAAGTTCAGACGCTTGTATTACCGAGCTATGCTCACCCCAGAGGATGTCGCCATGCTGAGAGGTATTCTCCGTCAGACGGAATGGGCGGTACAATTTATGCCGAGGTCAGAACAGGAGGAGTCAGAATCCTAG
- a CDS encoding DUF4058 family protein, translating to MGLLDHFHPPLSIRRHWHAFHNAWATYIASDLNRQLPEGYFAEPNVQFGIEIDVAAFEEISLLTSRVSKNIVQLPTSSQQEWIPSPPTQTAPFSPTTEAVEVSIFNSEAGPTLMAAIELVSPGNKDRPANRNTFIAKCQTYLQQGIGLVIVDVVTGRNANLHEELLRQLAVRMMPLNTQLYAAAYRVVQRQGQPNLDIWQEALAVASPLPVMPLWLRGELCLPVDLNATYLRTCREQRIEVDTAKIVE from the coding sequence ATGGGATTACTGGATCACTTTCATCCACCGTTGAGTATTCGTCGTCACTGGCACGCTTTCCATAATGCGTGGGCAACGTATATCGCTTCTGATTTAAACCGTCAATTGCCAGAAGGATACTTTGCTGAACCCAATGTGCAATTTGGGATTGAAATTGATGTGGCAGCATTTGAAGAGATATCATTACTAACCAGTCGAGTATCCAAGAATATCGTTCAACTCCCAACCTCCTCGCAACAGGAATGGATACCTTCGCCACCCACGCAAACTGCTCCATTTTCTCCGACAACCGAGGCGGTGGAGGTGAGTATTTTCAATAGCGAAGCGGGTCCAACATTAATGGCAGCTATCGAGTTAGTGAGTCCCGGCAATAAAGATAGACCCGCGAATCGTAATACTTTTATCGCTAAGTGTCAAACCTACTTACAGCAAGGAATAGGATTAGTCATTGTGGATGTGGTGACAGGACGAAATGCGAATTTACATGAGGAATTATTACGTCAGTTGGCAGTTAGAATGATGCCTCTAAATACACAACTGTACGCCGCCGCCTATCGAGTTGTGCAACGTCAGGGACAGCCGAATTTAGACATTTGGCAAGAAGCCTTAGCGGTGGCAAGTCCCTTGCCTGTAATGCCGTTGTGGTTGCGCGGCGAACTTTGCTTACCTGTGGATTTAAATGCTACCTACCTGCGGACTTGTCGGGAACAGCGAATTGAAGTTGATACAGCTAAAATTGTGGAATAG